One genomic window of Glycine soja cultivar W05 chromosome 9, ASM419377v2, whole genome shotgun sequence includes the following:
- the LOC114367874 gene encoding uncharacterized Rho GTPase-activating protein At5g61530-like isoform X1 gives MPSIMSPQWQDKAAGFFSSSGVKLKEAKESAGTFVGEVTKDTKSNVAEVAGRVGSMVKSRWALLQQPSTRHAVQDRFISAAATTGTLLRRGFSGTKDKVVVGKSKVEEVAKITAQKSKTILTDIERWQKGVASTDLFGVPIEVTAQRQDCSKPIPQILVKCGDYLIVSAGLNSPNLFKSEGDKKVIHQLVSLYNQDSTASVPEGTNPVDVAALVKYYLASLPEPLTTLELYNEIRSARSSIYSMRNILKRLSSVNYMTLEFITALLLRVSQKSLLNKMDARSLAMEMAPVIMWQKERRPEFYHQYWNQVSKSLSNKTVDPPPGSYTAWDMLADDGEATDASSPIPLDDGTPVDFGAIEVVQLLTEHHNAIFTDANETVWK, from the exons ATGCCTTCAATCATGTCACCTCAGTGGCAAGATAAGGCTGctggtttcttttcttcctccg GGGTGAAGCTTAAAGAAGCCAAGGAATCAGCAGGAACATTTGTTGGCGAGGTCACGAAGGATACAAAGAGTAATGTGGCCGAAGTGGCAGGACGAGTGGGATCGATGGTGAAGAGTCGGTGGGCACTTCTTCAGCAGCCATCCACAAGACATGCTGTGCAGGATCGTTTCATATCAGCTGCTGCTACAACAGGTACCCTCCTGAGGAGAGGCTTCTCAGGGACAAAGGATAAGGTGGTTGTGGGAAAGTCCAAGGTTGAAGAG GTTGCAAAAATAACAGCACAAAAAAGTAAGACTATCTTGACAGATATTGAAAGATGGCAAAAG GGAGTTGCGAGCACTGATT TATTTGGAGTTCCTATTGAGGTTACTGCACAAAGGCAAGATTGCAGCAAACCTATTCCTCAGATATTAGTCAAATGTGGAGATTATCTTATAGTTTCAG cagGATTGAACTCGCCAAATCTTTTTAAATCTGAAGGGGATAAAAAGGTTATCCACCAGTTGGTTTCCCTATACAACCAAG ATTCTACTGCTTCGGTACCAGAAGGCACAAATCCTGTTGATGTAGCAGCTCTTGTAAAATATTATCTTGCTAGCCTTCCTGAGCCACTAACCACATTAGAGCTTTATAATGAGATTAGAAGTGCTCGATCCAGTATATATTCCATGAGAAACATACTCAAGAGGCTTTCCAGTGTAAACTACATGACTCTGGAGTTTATAACAGCACTTCTACTCCGTGTTAGCCAGAAATCACTTCTCAATAAG aTGGATGCTCGGAGCCTTGCTATGGAAATGGCACCTGTTATTATGTGGCAAAAGGAACGGAGACCTGAATTTTATCATCAATATTGGAATCAGGTGTCAAAAAGTCTTTCCAATAAGACTGTGGATCCACCACCTGGCTCATATACTGCCTGGGACATGCTTGCTG ATGATGGTGAAGCCACAGATGCATCATCTCCTATTCCTTTGGATGACGGCACACCAGTAGATTTTGGTGCAATTGAGGTTGTTCAGTTGCTCACAGAACATCATAATGCAATTTTCACAGATGCAAATGAGACAGTCTGGAAATGA
- the LOC114367874 gene encoding uncharacterized Rho GTPase-activating protein At5g61530-like isoform X2: MPSIMSPQWQDKAAGFFSSSGVKLKEAKESAGTFVGEVTKDTKSNVAEVAGRVGSMVKSRWALLQQPSTRHAVQDRFISAAATTGTLLRRGFSGTKDKVVVGKSKVEEVAKITAQKSKTILTDIERWQKGVASTDLFGVPIEVTAQRQDCSKPIPQILVKCGDYLIVSGLNSPNLFKSEGDKKVIHQLVSLYNQDSTASVPEGTNPVDVAALVKYYLASLPEPLTTLELYNEIRSARSSIYSMRNILKRLSSVNYMTLEFITALLLRVSQKSLLNKMDARSLAMEMAPVIMWQKERRPEFYHQYWNQVSKSLSNKTVDPPPGSYTAWDMLADDGEATDASSPIPLDDGTPVDFGAIEVVQLLTEHHNAIFTDANETVWK, encoded by the exons ATGCCTTCAATCATGTCACCTCAGTGGCAAGATAAGGCTGctggtttcttttcttcctccg GGGTGAAGCTTAAAGAAGCCAAGGAATCAGCAGGAACATTTGTTGGCGAGGTCACGAAGGATACAAAGAGTAATGTGGCCGAAGTGGCAGGACGAGTGGGATCGATGGTGAAGAGTCGGTGGGCACTTCTTCAGCAGCCATCCACAAGACATGCTGTGCAGGATCGTTTCATATCAGCTGCTGCTACAACAGGTACCCTCCTGAGGAGAGGCTTCTCAGGGACAAAGGATAAGGTGGTTGTGGGAAAGTCCAAGGTTGAAGAG GTTGCAAAAATAACAGCACAAAAAAGTAAGACTATCTTGACAGATATTGAAAGATGGCAAAAG GGAGTTGCGAGCACTGATT TATTTGGAGTTCCTATTGAGGTTACTGCACAAAGGCAAGATTGCAGCAAACCTATTCCTCAGATATTAGTCAAATGTGGAGATTATCTTATAGTTTCAG GATTGAACTCGCCAAATCTTTTTAAATCTGAAGGGGATAAAAAGGTTATCCACCAGTTGGTTTCCCTATACAACCAAG ATTCTACTGCTTCGGTACCAGAAGGCACAAATCCTGTTGATGTAGCAGCTCTTGTAAAATATTATCTTGCTAGCCTTCCTGAGCCACTAACCACATTAGAGCTTTATAATGAGATTAGAAGTGCTCGATCCAGTATATATTCCATGAGAAACATACTCAAGAGGCTTTCCAGTGTAAACTACATGACTCTGGAGTTTATAACAGCACTTCTACTCCGTGTTAGCCAGAAATCACTTCTCAATAAG aTGGATGCTCGGAGCCTTGCTATGGAAATGGCACCTGTTATTATGTGGCAAAAGGAACGGAGACCTGAATTTTATCATCAATATTGGAATCAGGTGTCAAAAAGTCTTTCCAATAAGACTGTGGATCCACCACCTGGCTCATATACTGCCTGGGACATGCTTGCTG ATGATGGTGAAGCCACAGATGCATCATCTCCTATTCCTTTGGATGACGGCACACCAGTAGATTTTGGTGCAATTGAGGTTGTTCAGTTGCTCACAGAACATCATAATGCAATTTTCACAGATGCAAATGAGACAGTCTGGAAATGA
- the LOC114367690 gene encoding probable transcription factor MYB58: MEIRELEMIKKGPWSSEEDEVLLRHVSKYGPREWSSIRSKGLLPRTGKSCRLRWVNKLRPNLKTGCKFTAEEERLVIELQAQYGNKWAKIATYLQGRTDNDVKNFWSSRRKRLERMLQKPPASKPKKNKGKAHLNQVQQVEEMVPPCSSNQVEEILSYATSYMGNTLVFEMINLQDLIKPNYQQLENDYLSAVEVDATPLHTVPSFESSSGYNFPLLPEPEPLLDFPLFPECQDLVPEPFDPNFVYGFEEKKCLQCACSSSQKLGTRLPTFGLEGNSQSASSNGFFKDFPSEIFEYFEHIPTSSDQ, from the exons ATGGAAATTAGAGAGTTAGAGATGATAAAGAAGGGGCCATGGAGTAGTGAGGAAGATGAGGTGCTGTTGAGACACGTCAGCAAATATGGCCCTCGGGAATGGAGCTCCATTCGATCCAAAGGCTTGTTGCCCAGAACAGGAAAATCTTGTCGCCTTAGATGGGTTAACAAACTTAGACCCAACTTGAAGAC TGGATGCAAGTTTACAGCAGAGGAGGAAAGGTTGGTGATAGAATTGCAGGCACAATATGGGAACAAATGGGCCAAAATTGCAACGTATTTGCAAGGGAGAACCGACAACGATGTGAAAAACTTCTGGAGCAGTAGGAGGAAAAGGTTGGAGAGGATGTTGCAGAAGCCACCAGCGTCAAAgccaaagaaaaacaaaggaaaagctCATCTTAATCAAGTGCAACAAGTGGAAGAAATG GTTCCACCATGCAGTTCCAATCAGGTGGAGGAAATTCTATCTTACGCTACTTCCTATATGGGAAACACTCTAGTGTTCGAGATGATCAACCTACAAGATTTGATAAAGCCAAACTATCAACAGTTGGAAAATGATTATCTGAGTGCAGTTGAGGTTGATGCCACCCCACTTCACACAGTTCCATCGTTTGAGTCTTCATCAGGGTACAACTTCCCTCTACTCCCTGAACCTGAACCACTCTTGGACTTTCCACTGTTCCCAGAGTGCCAGGACCTTGTTCCTGAGCCCTTTGACCCAAACTTTGTTTATGGGTTCGAGGAGAAAAAATGTTTACAATGTGCATGCAGCAGTAGCCAGAAGCTTGGGACCAGGTTGCCAACTTTCGGATTGGAAGGAAATTCTCAAAGTGCAAGTTCAAATGGCTTTTTCAAGGACTTCCCTAGCGAGATTTTTGAATACTTTGAGCACATTCCAACCTCATCAGATCAATGa
- the LOC114425937 gene encoding RING-H2 finger protein ATL7-like → MSECGCSESDPSCGCWSSSSSRSVASTELKLYRAFIFCVPIFFTLILLFLFYLFYLRPRTRLHWISHFRLPSNNNRNNAISTLGLGLNKELREMLPIIVYKESFSVKDTQCSVCLLDYQAEDRLQQIPACGHTFHMSCIDLWLATHTTCPLCRFSLLTTAKSSTQASDMQNNEETQAMEFSESTSPRDLETNVFQNVSGEVAISTHCIDVEGQNVQNNQ, encoded by the exons atgTCTGAGTGTGGCTGTTCCGAGTCAGACCCTTCGTGTGGTTGTTGGTCGAGCAGCAGCAGCAGATCTGTGGCCTCAACTGAACTGAAGCTGTACCGAGCATTCATCTTCTGTGTTCCCATCTTCTTCACTCTCATTCTCCTCTTTCTCTTCTATCTCTTCTACCTCCGACCGCGAACTAGGCTCCATTGGATTTCACACTTTCGCCTTCCCAGCAACAACAACCGCAATAATGCCATCTCCACATTGGGTTTGGGCTTGAACAAAGAACTTAGAGAGATGCTGCCCATTATTGTCTACAAGGAAAGCTTCTCCGTCAAAGATACTCA ATGCTCAGTGTGCCTTTTGGACTACCAGGCAGAGGATAGGCTGCAACAAATACCTGCATGTGGCCATACATTTCATATGAGCTGCATTGATCTTTGGCTTGCCACCCATACCACCTGTCCTCTCTGCCGCTTCTCCCTACTAACCACTGCTAAATCTTCAACGCAGGCATCCGATATGCAG AACAATGAAGAAACACAAGCCATGGAATTCTCTGAATCAACATCTCCTAGGGATCTAGAAACCAATGTCTTCCAAAATGTCTCTGGAGAAGTTGCCATCAGCACTCACTGCATTGATGTTGAAGGGCAAAATGTGCAAAACAATCAATAG